The following proteins are co-located in the Dyadobacter chenwenxiniae genome:
- a CDS encoding RpiB/LacA/LacB family sugar-phosphate isomerase: MEIGLAADHGGYELKEFLKTYLIGKGHHITDFGAYQLDSKDDYPDFVIPLANAIVKKEVDRGIAVCGSGVGASVVANKVAGVRAALINDHFSAHQGVEDDDLNLLCLGGRVTGNMAAQEFAESFLNARFTGEERHMRRLGKVKALEK; encoded by the coding sequence ATGGAAATCGGACTTGCAGCTGATCACGGCGGATACGAACTGAAAGAGTTCTTGAAGACATATTTGATAGGAAAGGGACATCATATCACGGATTTTGGCGCTTATCAGCTGGATTCCAAAGACGATTATCCCGATTTCGTGATCCCGTTGGCGAACGCGATTGTGAAAAAGGAAGTGGACCGGGGAATTGCCGTTTGCGGAAGTGGCGTGGGTGCTTCGGTGGTGGCCAACAAGGTCGCCGGCGTGCGTGCGGCGTTGATTAATGACCACTTTTCGGCTCATCAGGGTGTGGAAGACGACGACCTGAATTTGCTATGCCTCGGCGGCCGCGTAACTGGCAATATGGCAGCGCAGGAATTTGCCGAATCTTTCCTGAATGCGCGTTTTACGGGCGAGGAGCGGCATATGCGCAGGTTAGGGAAAGTAAAGGCACTGGAAAAATGA
- a CDS encoding DUF481 domain-containing protein, translating into MSAGLISISKLTACLLFICSALAHAQQPSSNSPQAVPLDSVLAVKPDSGVKPPPPLFDTIRYRFMGDGNFARGNVNRSLVVLRAELTFSGPAINVATNPRFTYGKQSGILAERDSYVDLFVDVFKKRKTYAFGLGVLETSNLRRIDLRKMIGAGVGYRLVRTKSNDMSLTNAILYESTNFREISTVTTIRNSFRVKGKHSLLQDKIRINHLTFLQPALNDFSNLRWNTIISFELPLNKWVTLRTSFENSYESVVETTRKRNDSRITFGVSVGNK; encoded by the coding sequence ATGAGTGCTGGTTTGATTTCCATTTCAAAGCTTACCGCTTGCCTTTTGTTCATTTGTTCCGCGCTTGCACATGCGCAGCAACCATCATCCAACTCGCCTCAGGCAGTTCCACTGGACTCTGTATTGGCGGTAAAACCGGACAGCGGCGTCAAGCCCCCTCCGCCGTTGTTCGACACCATTCGCTACCGTTTCATGGGCGATGGGAACTTTGCGCGGGGGAACGTTAACCGCAGTCTCGTTGTGCTCAGGGCAGAGTTGACATTTAGTGGCCCTGCCATTAATGTGGCAACCAATCCGCGCTTTACGTATGGCAAGCAAAGTGGCATATTGGCTGAAAGGGACAGCTATGTCGACCTTTTTGTTGACGTCTTTAAAAAGCGCAAAACATATGCGTTTGGACTGGGGGTGCTGGAAACGAGTAATTTACGGCGCATCGACTTGCGGAAAATGATCGGTGCAGGAGTAGGCTACCGTCTTGTAAGAACCAAATCCAATGACATGAGCCTGACCAATGCGATTCTGTACGAATCCACCAATTTTCGGGAAATCTCAACTGTGACCACCATACGGAATTCGTTTCGTGTGAAGGGCAAACATTCTTTGCTGCAAGACAAGATCCGTATAAACCACCTTACCTTCCTACAACCGGCGTTGAACGATTTTTCCAACCTGCGCTGGAACACCATCATTTCCTTCGAATTGCCTTTAAACAAGTGGGTTACATTGCGAACAAGCTTTGAAAACTCGTACGAAAGCGTAGTGGAAACCACCCGGAAACGAAATGATTCCCGGATCACGTTCGGGGTTTCGGTGGGGAACAAATAA
- a CDS encoding Gfo/Idh/MocA family protein, with the protein MKESDDNRRQFIRNSVSTAAGLMLLPGLAEKASASGLAHPLKGIITPNMPPRIKFSVIGMNHGHIYGQVEAVTRGGGELVSFYAKEADLAAAFAKRYPQAKQAKSEAEILDDKSIQLILSSGIPDERAPLGIRVMKSGKDYMVDKPGITTLEQLAQVRKVQKETKRIYSIMYSERLENRATIKAGELIKEGVIGKVVQTIGLGPHRMTPKSRPEWFFDKKRFGGIICDIASHQFDQFLFFTGSTKAEIVASQVGNVNHPQYPQFEDFGDTMLRGNGGTGYIRVDWFTPDGLKSWGDGRLTVLGTEGYIEIRKNIDIAGREGGNHLFVVNNKETQYVDCSQVELPYGRQLVDDVLNRTETAMSQEHCFLATELALKAQKNAQNVAALS; encoded by the coding sequence ATGAAAGAATCAGACGATAACCGCCGCCAGTTTATCAGGAATTCAGTAAGTACAGCCGCAGGATTAATGTTGCTGCCCGGCCTGGCAGAAAAGGCTTCCGCATCCGGTTTGGCGCATCCCTTGAAAGGAATAATTACACCTAATATGCCGCCAAGAATCAAATTTTCGGTGATTGGAATGAATCATGGCCACATTTACGGTCAGGTGGAGGCCGTTACGCGCGGTGGCGGTGAGCTGGTTTCGTTTTATGCCAAAGAAGCAGACCTTGCAGCAGCATTCGCCAAGCGTTACCCGCAGGCAAAGCAAGCCAAAAGTGAAGCGGAAATCCTGGACGACAAATCCATTCAACTGATCCTGAGCTCCGGCATCCCTGATGAGCGCGCGCCGCTGGGGATCCGCGTCATGAAAAGTGGAAAAGATTATATGGTCGACAAACCGGGCATCACCACGCTCGAACAGCTCGCACAAGTGCGCAAGGTGCAAAAGGAAACCAAGCGGATTTACTCGATCATGTACAGCGAGCGCCTGGAAAACCGTGCTACCATTAAGGCTGGTGAATTAATTAAGGAAGGAGTTATTGGAAAAGTCGTACAAACCATCGGCCTGGGCCCGCATCGCATGACGCCCAAATCCCGTCCCGAATGGTTTTTTGATAAAAAGCGCTTCGGCGGAATCATTTGCGACATTGCCTCACACCAGTTTGACCAATTTTTATTCTTTACCGGCTCTACAAAAGCTGAAATTGTTGCGTCGCAGGTCGGCAATGTGAACCATCCGCAATATCCGCAATTTGAAGATTTCGGTGACACAATGCTGCGCGGCAATGGCGGCACAGGTTACATCCGCGTAGACTGGTTCACGCCGGACGGCCTCAAATCCTGGGGCGACGGCCGCCTGACCGTCCTCGGCACCGAAGGCTACATTGAAATCCGCAAGAACATCGACATTGCTGGCCGCGAAGGGGGAAATCACCTTTTTGTAGTCAACAACAAAGAAACCCAATACGTGGATTGCAGCCAGGTAGAACTTCCGTACGGCCGCCAACTCGTAGACGACGTCCTCAACAGAACCGAAACCGCCATGTCACAGGAACATTGCTTCCTGGCCACAGAGCTGGCATTGAAAGCGCAAAAGAACGCGCAGAATGTGGCGGCGCTGAGCTAA
- a CDS encoding aldo/keto reductase encodes MSTSIAETFRVGGEIEIKRLGYGGMQLTGKGVWGDAPDRENAKNVLKAALEAGVNFIDTADSYGPHTNEGLIADALHPYPLDLLIATKGGFDRTGPNQWVVNGNPKHIREAIDGSLRRLKVEKIDLWQLHRFDAKFPIEETLAPVVEAVQAGKIRYVGLSEVDVQQIQRAEKVIKIVSVQNLYNLGDRKWEEVVDYTEQQGMAFIPWYPLASGPNKLQSKIAQIAEKHGATISQIALAWLLKRAPHILLIPGTSSLEHLKENMGAANITLSDEDFAALSK; translated from the coding sequence ATGAGCACATCCATTGCAGAAACATTCCGCGTTGGCGGAGAAATTGAAATAAAAAGACTGGGTTATGGCGGCATGCAGCTCACAGGCAAGGGCGTTTGGGGCGATGCGCCTGACCGCGAAAATGCGAAAAACGTCCTGAAAGCAGCCCTGGAAGCAGGCGTAAACTTTATTGATACAGCTGATTCTTACGGCCCACACACCAATGAGGGGTTGATCGCAGACGCGCTGCATCCTTATCCGCTGGATTTGCTGATTGCCACAAAAGGCGGATTCGACCGCACCGGCCCAAACCAATGGGTTGTCAACGGAAATCCGAAACACATCCGCGAGGCAATCGACGGCAGTTTAAGACGCCTGAAAGTGGAGAAAATCGACCTTTGGCAGTTGCACCGATTTGATGCGAAATTCCCTATTGAGGAAACATTAGCTCCCGTCGTAGAAGCCGTTCAGGCTGGCAAAATCCGTTATGTGGGACTTTCGGAAGTTGATGTTCAGCAAATTCAGCGCGCTGAAAAAGTGATCAAAATTGTCTCAGTGCAAAACCTTTACAATCTCGGCGATCGCAAATGGGAAGAAGTTGTGGATTACACTGAACAGCAAGGCATGGCCTTCATTCCATGGTATCCCCTGGCTTCCGGTCCAAACAAGCTGCAATCCAAAATCGCTCAGATCGCTGAAAAGCATGGCGCAACAATCTCCCAAATTGCATTGGCCTGGCTTTTGAAACGTGCACCGCACATTTTACTTATCCCGGGAACCAGTTCCCTGGAACATTTAAAGGAAAACATGGGCGCGGCGAACATTACTTTGTCTGATGAGGATTTTGCGGCGTTGTCGAAATAA
- a CDS encoding transcriptional regulator, giving the protein METTVYEDKAKQLIAEMKQLIEAKGINNGNALEEAGLNHELVNKIFNGEQLPSLSEFLALCQISGISFQLPTVETPNTPM; this is encoded by the coding sequence ATGGAAACCACAGTTTACGAAGATAAAGCAAAGCAGCTGATCGCTGAAATGAAACAATTGATTGAAGCTAAGGGAATTAATAATGGAAATGCACTGGAAGAAGCGGGGTTAAACCACGAGCTTGTGAATAAGATCTTCAATGGCGAGCAACTTCCAAGCTTGTCGGAGTTTTTGGCATTGTGCCAGATTTCAGGGATTTCATTCCAGTTACCGACTGTTGAGACGCCCAACACGCCCATGTAA
- a CDS encoding DNA topoisomerase 3, translated as MKVCIAEKPSVAKDIAGIIGANQRKDGYYEGNGYQVTWTFGHFCTLKEPHDYTERWKSWRLEDLPMIPSSFGIKLIDNAGALKQFAVIESLVSKCEEVINCGDAGQEGELIQRWVLLKAKCAVPVKRLWISSLTEQAIREGFEKLKDSALYNNLYAAGSARAIGDWLLGMNATRLFTKKFGQGKVVLSIGRVQTPTLALIVQRQKEINAFVSEEYWELKTIYRETEFTATIDRIRNEEKANKGLAYLLLHDFEITSFEKKEGKEGNPRLFDLTSLQVEANKKFGYSAEDTLKHIQNLYEKKFVTYPRVDTTYLSEDLHPKVEGILRQLTYYAQLTAPLLEKPIPKSKTVFDDKKVTDHHAIIPTGVLPGNISPEEKRIYDLIARRFIAVFYPECKVSNTTVLGMVGQVEFKATGKQILEPGWRAVYANDASAKKEAAEEEKLMPNFEVGERGTHEPRVHQGKTTPPKAYTEATLLRAMETAGKQVEDEEMRELLKDNGIGRPSTRANIIETLFKRRYIEKKKKNIFATQTGIDLIDTIQNELLKSAELTGNWERKLRLIEKGDYSMETFKQELIQMVVELTNEVKNNRGRAISIAEEAPAEVIKEEKEKKPAKPKEPKEEINIELLTCPKCKEQLLKKGKTAYGCSNFSACGFKIPFEFLGKKLSDKHVYDLLSKGKTAKIKGLQIPGNPETTDAKLVMNGDFNFEVG; from the coding sequence ATGAAAGTGTGTATTGCTGAAAAGCCAAGTGTTGCCAAAGACATTGCCGGAATCATCGGGGCCAATCAGCGCAAGGACGGTTATTACGAGGGAAACGGTTACCAGGTAACCTGGACATTCGGGCATTTCTGCACATTGAAAGAGCCGCACGATTACACAGAACGTTGGAAGTCGTGGCGCCTGGAAGATCTGCCGATGATCCCTTCAAGCTTCGGTATCAAGCTGATAGACAATGCAGGTGCATTGAAACAATTTGCTGTGATCGAAAGTCTGGTCAGCAAATGTGAGGAAGTGATCAACTGCGGCGATGCGGGCCAGGAAGGCGAGCTGATCCAGCGCTGGGTTTTGCTGAAAGCCAAATGTGCCGTTCCGGTTAAACGCCTCTGGATCTCTTCCCTGACCGAACAGGCTATCCGCGAAGGCTTTGAAAAGCTCAAAGACAGCGCACTTTACAACAACTTATATGCAGCGGGCAGCGCCCGCGCCATCGGCGATTGGCTGCTGGGCATGAATGCGACGCGCCTTTTTACAAAAAAATTCGGACAGGGAAAAGTAGTGCTGAGCATTGGGCGCGTGCAGACGCCGACGCTGGCGCTCATTGTGCAGCGCCAAAAGGAGATCAACGCATTTGTTTCGGAAGAATATTGGGAATTAAAGACCATTTACCGCGAAACGGAGTTTACAGCTACCATTGACCGCATCAGGAATGAAGAAAAAGCCAATAAGGGCCTTGCCTATCTCCTGCTGCATGATTTTGAAATAACATCATTTGAAAAAAAGGAAGGAAAAGAAGGCAATCCCCGGCTTTTCGACCTCACCTCACTGCAAGTAGAAGCCAATAAAAAGTTTGGCTATTCTGCCGAGGATACATTAAAACACATTCAAAACCTTTACGAGAAGAAGTTCGTGACTTACCCAAGGGTCGACACGACTTATCTCTCGGAAGACCTGCATCCCAAAGTGGAGGGCATATTAAGACAACTCACTTACTACGCACAGCTTACTGCGCCGCTTTTGGAAAAACCCATTCCAAAATCAAAAACCGTTTTTGACGATAAAAAAGTAACGGATCACCACGCGATTATTCCAACCGGCGTTTTGCCCGGCAACATTAGTCCGGAAGAAAAACGCATTTACGACTTAATTGCCCGCCGTTTTATCGCCGTGTTTTATCCGGAATGTAAGGTCTCGAACACAACGGTTTTAGGAATGGTGGGACAGGTTGAATTCAAAGCAACCGGAAAGCAAATTCTCGAACCGGGCTGGAGGGCTGTGTATGCCAATGATGCCAGCGCAAAAAAAGAAGCGGCGGAAGAAGAAAAGCTGATGCCCAACTTCGAAGTGGGCGAAAGAGGCACGCACGAGCCGCGCGTGCATCAAGGAAAAACCACACCGCCCAAAGCCTACACCGAAGCAACCTTATTACGGGCGATGGAAACAGCCGGAAAGCAGGTTGAGGATGAAGAAATGCGCGAATTATTGAAAGACAACGGCATAGGACGACCTTCGACGCGTGCGAACATTATAGAAACCCTTTTCAAAAGGCGTTACATTGAAAAGAAAAAGAAGAACATTTTCGCCACCCAGACAGGCATCGATCTCATCGACACAATCCAGAACGAGCTGCTGAAAAGTGCAGAACTGACAGGCAACTGGGAGCGAAAGTTGCGGCTGATCGAAAAAGGCGACTACTCGATGGAGACATTCAAACAGGAATTGATCCAGATGGTTGTGGAGCTGACCAACGAGGTGAAAAATAATCGCGGCCGGGCCATTAGCATCGCAGAAGAGGCTCCGGCGGAGGTTATTAAGGAGGAAAAAGAGAAAAAGCCTGCTAAGCCAAAAGAACCGAAGGAGGAGATCAACATTGAATTGCTAACCTGCCCAAAATGCAAGGAGCAGTTGCTAAAAAAAGGAAAAACCGCTTACGGCTGTTCCAATTTCAGCGCATGCGGTTTTAAGATTCCGTTCGAGTTTTTAGGCAAAAAACTCTCAGACAAACATGTCTATGATCTGTTAAGTAAAGGCAAAACAGCCAAAATAAAGGGCCTGCAAATTCCCGGCAATCCTGAAACCACCGACGCAAAGCTGGTCATGAATGGTGATTTCAACTTTGAAGTCGGTTAA
- a CDS encoding PVC-type heme-binding CxxCH protein, whose amino-acid sequence MNLVRSAPLFFLFLLFNFGYNFKNSSAVSKKTPVAENSLTAVQNEAGETISIFSGTDKKPILVQNAKANFRPYLHPIVAPDGKGVLTEYSPGHHKHQTGIYWGYTRVNGRDYFHHPDGDYWKRVSARVIEAKGTEVKWQTVYNLLDSTGKAVLTETQNWSMRFKDGKYLLDLEWNGEAQTDVTIGKYDYGGLFVRMPWKEGIKGDVINAARQKNEKAEGQAAMWVDIGMQVEGRDNLAHIAILDHPENKGYPQTWRVDTQLGAGPARARKADWHIKKGDTETIKHELVIYTGELNDVELNKTFGEFIGNNGTYNTAALWAIAQKEGKEAKFLSAQEAVEAMTIKDGFQVNAYASEPMMTQPMAFCWDDKGRMWIAENKDYESRGKGFSNAGDSRILILEDTNGDGVADSRKVFMEGIAFPSAIAVGFDGVFVGAPPNLLFVPDKNGDDKADMEDIEVRLTGWGIRDRHETLNSFHWGPDGWLYGLQGFATPSKVGKPKDKGKLYKHKDPFPENFEVENGVDINGGVWRYHPTKAIFEVVAHGFSNPWGIDYDAKGQLLMTACVIPHLWHVIPGGIYHRQGGQHFNPYVYNDIKTIADHTHRSAHGGARVYLSDAFPESERGKIFMANIHEHGILSDILTPKGSGFSGKHGDDFMMANNAQWVGFSMEIGPEGGMYVLDWHDADICGSDVLNSETGRIFRIMPKVSHAENWKGRYDDLAKMSDLQLADLQTSKSEWHARRARIILQNRAAKGKLSKDALEKLTSIYSKDSNADYRLRAMWALQVSNGLDMNALSKALDDNDPYVRGWAIQFLCENNKPSTEDIAKFVKLSKSDPSPVVRLYLASALQRMDEAQRWSIAENLIANQTDAGDHNIPKMIWYGIEPLVKTNPARALEMAGKSKIPMVTQFIARRAVDADAVETVVAAIGKMPANHVALMEGMRDGLEGRTDIKTPANWKAVYASLKQANEPAAKLALEISQHFGDTEAAKNFLVTLQNPNAPVDQRRKALQALATRQRPELVAELPNLLKNNDLKLDAIRAVAGYDSELLGKLLIDQYPKFNTAEKAEAIQTLASRPKSGWLLTQAISKNVIPKKDIPTYVARQLRRVVGSGFVEVWGPIDHVAFDEKAYKKYKSLLTDKNVSEASRNHGRMIFQRTCAPCHKLYGEGGIIGPELTGSNRANLDYLLGNILDPSGEIQDDYKMVVVTTRDGRTYVGNIAKETERQVTLRIVGQDAVAINKSDIQTREVTPVSMMPSGLLEALSDKEVTELVAYLKTTAQVELPK is encoded by the coding sequence ATGAATCTTGTCAGGTCAGCCCCGCTTTTTTTTCTTTTCCTGCTTTTCAATTTCGGATATAATTTCAAAAATTCCAGTGCAGTTTCCAAAAAGACGCCGGTTGCTGAAAATTCCCTCACTGCCGTTCAAAACGAAGCCGGAGAGACCATCAGTATATTTAGCGGAACAGATAAAAAGCCGATTTTGGTGCAAAATGCCAAAGCAAATTTCCGGCCATATCTGCACCCCATCGTTGCGCCAGACGGCAAAGGCGTGCTCACCGAATATAGCCCTGGCCATCACAAGCATCAGACCGGCATTTATTGGGGATACACACGCGTCAACGGCCGCGATTATTTTCACCATCCCGACGGCGATTACTGGAAAAGGGTTTCGGCCAGGGTGATTGAGGCAAAAGGCACGGAAGTGAAATGGCAAACAGTCTATAACCTGCTCGATTCAACGGGAAAGGCGGTTTTGACCGAAACGCAAAACTGGTCCATGCGCTTCAAAGATGGCAAATATCTGCTCGATCTCGAATGGAACGGCGAAGCGCAGACGGACGTGACCATTGGGAAATACGATTACGGCGGATTATTTGTGCGGATGCCCTGGAAAGAGGGCATTAAGGGTGACGTAATCAATGCTGCGCGACAAAAAAACGAAAAAGCAGAAGGCCAGGCCGCCATGTGGGTGGACATCGGCATGCAGGTTGAAGGCCGCGATAACCTCGCCCACATTGCCATTCTGGACCATCCGGAAAACAAAGGTTATCCGCAAACCTGGCGCGTGGACACGCAATTAGGCGCAGGTCCTGCACGAGCGAGAAAAGCCGATTGGCACATTAAAAAAGGCGATACCGAGACCATTAAGCACGAACTGGTCATTTACACCGGTGAGCTGAATGATGTGGAATTGAATAAAACATTTGGTGAATTCATTGGAAACAACGGCACTTACAACACGGCAGCATTATGGGCGATTGCACAAAAAGAGGGTAAGGAAGCCAAATTCCTAAGCGCGCAGGAAGCCGTTGAGGCGATGACCATTAAGGATGGTTTTCAGGTCAATGCTTATGCTTCCGAGCCGATGATGACACAGCCGATGGCGTTTTGCTGGGACGATAAAGGGCGGATGTGGATTGCGGAAAACAAGGATTATGAGTCGAGAGGAAAGGGCTTTTCCAATGCGGGTGACAGCCGCATCCTGATTCTGGAAGATACGAATGGTGATGGCGTTGCTGACAGCCGGAAAGTTTTTATGGAAGGCATCGCGTTTCCATCAGCCATTGCGGTTGGTTTTGACGGCGTGTTCGTGGGTGCCCCACCCAATTTGCTTTTTGTCCCGGATAAAAACGGCGACGACAAGGCCGATATGGAGGACATTGAAGTCCGCTTAACCGGCTGGGGCATCCGCGACCGGCACGAAACACTGAATAGTTTTCACTGGGGTCCCGATGGCTGGTTATATGGTTTGCAGGGCTTTGCGACGCCTTCAAAGGTGGGAAAGCCAAAAGACAAAGGCAAACTTTACAAGCATAAGGATCCATTTCCGGAAAACTTTGAAGTTGAAAACGGCGTCGATATCAATGGCGGCGTTTGGCGTTACCATCCTACGAAAGCCATTTTTGAGGTTGTAGCGCATGGTTTCAGCAATCCTTGGGGGATCGATTATGATGCAAAAGGCCAGTTGCTGATGACGGCTTGCGTGATCCCGCATTTGTGGCATGTCATTCCAGGCGGCATTTACCATCGGCAAGGCGGACAGCATTTCAATCCGTATGTTTATAATGATATCAAAACCATCGCCGATCACACGCATCGCTCGGCGCATGGCGGTGCAAGGGTTTACTTGTCGGACGCTTTTCCCGAATCGGAACGCGGCAAAATATTCATGGCCAACATTCACGAGCACGGCATTTTATCAGACATTCTCACACCCAAAGGCTCGGGTTTTAGTGGCAAGCACGGCGATGATTTTATGATGGCCAACAATGCGCAATGGGTCGGTTTCAGCATGGAAATAGGGCCGGAAGGCGGCATGTATGTGCTCGACTGGCACGACGCCGATATTTGCGGATCGGACGTTTTGAACTCAGAAACAGGCCGGATTTTCAGGATTATGCCCAAAGTTTCCCATGCTGAAAACTGGAAAGGACGCTATGACGACCTAGCCAAAATGTCGGATTTGCAACTGGCAGATCTTCAAACAAGCAAAAGCGAATGGCACGCGCGGCGGGCAAGGATTATCTTGCAGAACCGGGCTGCGAAGGGGAAACTTTCGAAAGATGCGCTCGAAAAGCTGACAAGTATTTATTCCAAAGACAGCAATGCAGATTATCGCCTGCGCGCCATGTGGGCCTTGCAGGTTTCTAACGGCTTAGACATGAATGCATTGTCAAAGGCATTGGATGACAACGATCCGTATGTTCGTGGCTGGGCTATTCAGTTTTTATGTGAAAACAATAAGCCTTCAACCGAAGACATTGCCAAATTTGTAAAGCTTTCCAAATCAGACCCATCGCCTGTTGTGCGGCTTTATCTGGCGTCCGCATTGCAGCGCATGGATGAGGCGCAACGTTGGAGCATTGCAGAAAATCTGATTGCCAACCAGACGGATGCCGGGGATCACAACATTCCCAAAATGATCTGGTATGGCATTGAGCCTTTGGTCAAAACCAATCCTGCCAGAGCCTTGGAAATGGCTGGAAAAAGTAAAATTCCAATGGTAACGCAGTTTATCGCCCGCCGTGCGGTGGATGCAGATGCTGTTGAAACGGTTGTAGCCGCTATTGGTAAAATGCCTGCAAATCACGTGGCGCTCATGGAAGGCATGCGCGATGGGCTTGAAGGCCGGACGGACATTAAGACACCGGCAAACTGGAAAGCGGTTTATGCATCATTAAAGCAAGCCAACGAACCGGCGGCCAAGCTTGCACTTGAAATTTCACAGCATTTTGGGGACACAGAGGCGGCAAAAAACTTTTTGGTAACATTACAAAACCCAAATGCACCCGTCGATCAGCGGCGAAAAGCATTGCAGGCATTGGCAACCAGACAACGGCCTGAATTAGTTGCTGAACTGCCTAATTTGCTTAAAAACAATGATTTAAAACTCGACGCAATCCGCGCCGTGGCAGGCTACGACAGCGAACTGCTGGGTAAATTGCTTATTGATCAATATCCGAAATTCAATACAGCCGAAAAAGCGGAAGCCATCCAAACACTGGCTTCCAGGCCAAAATCAGGCTGGTTGCTCACTCAGGCCATTTCCAAAAATGTAATTCCCAAAAAGGATATTCCCACCTATGTAGCGCGTCAGCTCAGACGAGTGGTAGGAAGTGGTTTTGTAGAAGTTTGGGGGCCGATTGATCATGTGGCGTTCGATGAAAAGGCTTATAAAAAGTACAAAAGCCTGTTAACGGATAAGAACGTTTCCGAAGCCAGCCGCAACCACGGTCGAATGATTTTCCAAAGAACTTGTGCGCCCTGTCATAAGCTATATGGAGAGGGCGGCATCATCGGCCCGGAACTGACCGGTTCGAACCGTGCTAATCTGGATTATCTGCTGGGTAACATTCTGGATCCGAGCGGCGAAATTCAGGACGATTACAAAATGGTGGTCGTGACCACTCGCGACGGGCGCACATATGTAGGCAACATTGCCAAGGAAACCGAGCGACAGGTCACATTGCGCATTGTAGGGCAGGATGCGGTTGCTATCAATAAATCCGACATTCAGACGCGCGAGGTGACGCCGGTTTCGATGATGCCTTCGGGGCTTTTGGAAGCATTGTCGGATAAGGAAGTGACGGAGTTGGTTGCTTATCTGAAGACAACAGCCCAAGTTGAATTACCCAAATAA